AATTTACATCTTATAAAGCTTCATACCGTGTTCAAGTGATAGCTAGGATTTTGGCtccattctttaatttgtagatATTTATTGTAGATATATGTTAACATATAATAGTCATTTACTTGTCCATACTTGAGCTTCTACTCTACATTATGCTGTTCCAGAGTTTTATACGGTGATCAGGCTCGGTTCTTTGGTGATGAAATTCATTTGGATTTGAAGCATTCTAAGAAGGGAACTGTTGCCATGGCTAGTGCTGGGGAGAATCTTAATGCTTCTCAGGTACTGCACCATATACTGTGGACTCTTTGATAGTCTAGTCATTCTGTgccttttatttaatttgctcTAAATTTGTTTGGGGGATATTTGTAGCCAGCAACGACTATAGTTTTCCTCTGAAACTTCTTAACTGAGATCTTTACTGAATTGGATTTGTTTTATAAATCTTGTATGTAATTATGTTCCATTTCATTGTTTCCAGTTCTATGTCACGCTGCGCGATGATCTGGACTATCTTGATGGGAAGCACACTGTGAGTTCTCCTCACAAAAATTCACTTTAGTTCAGAGCATTCCATCACTtcatttgaccttttttttttttttttttttttNcttttttttttttttttttttttcactatatAATGTGTGCGCGCTCACATGTGCATTGCCATATTTACCAGCATCACATTTTATTGGCATATCCTAGTGTGTACAGAAATATTTTTGTTCGCTTGTTATGATATCAATGATAATGCATTCTTTCACCTGGCAGGTTTTTGGAGAGGTGGCAGAAGGAATTGATACACTAGATAGGATAAACGAAGCTTTTATAGATGAGAAGGGACGACCATTCAAAAACATCCGGTCTGTAGTCACTGAACAGAACTTATCTAGTTATCTCTTTCCCTATCCTATAAGATTTAATCTTTCCTTCTATCTGACAAATCTCTATTTTCAGAGTCAAACACACTTACATACTGGATGATCCTTTTGATGATCCACCACAACTAGTTGAGTTGATTCCAGATGCGTCTCCAGAAGGGAAACCAAAAGATGAGGTAATGATTATATATCTTCATCTCTTTCTTTTAAATCATATATAGCTCTCGGTTACCGGCGTTCTAGACTACTGATCTTTGCATCAAGGTGGTCGCAAAGAATAGAAATTGCTAATTGCTTCATTGCTAAACGCATTGTTATTCATTCCATGATtattttaatatcattttttctGCTTGTACTGTTAATGTTGTGCCACTCATTGGTGAGTTCAACTGAGGTTAGAGTTAGGCATTAAAACATAAGACAACAGAGCTTAAACTTTAATATTGAATGTCCCACTTAAAATAAGTTTCTAAAAGGCCAGAATGATTCATACTGTCCAATCTGCTTAGGTTGATGATGATGTGCGTCTGGAGGATGACTGGGTGCCTATGGATGAGACACTAGGAACTCAAGAACTTGAGGAGGTTCTGCGTGCAAAGGAAGCTCATTCTCGTGCAGTTGTGCTCGAAAGTGTAAGTATTCACTTAGCAATCTATAGCAATTAAAAATGAGTTCAAACATTTTCTTGTTAAAAAGTTATGAATCCTAATATCCTATCTTCTTGCATTACAGATAGGGGATATTCCTGATGCTGAGATAAAACCTCCTGATAACGTGCTCTTTGTTTGTAAATTAAACCCAGTAACTGAAGTGAGTTTCTATATCATTCTTGTTTTGTATATGCTCTTCAGAAGTTCCTACAAATTCATTTGGAGGACTAAATGTACTACATCATACACACTTGCAGGATGAAGACCTGTATACTATCTTTTCACGTTTTGGAACAGTGACTTCGTAAGTTCCTTTTGAATGCCGTTCACACTCCCACCCCTGGCACTCTGGGTTGCTGTTTGAAATTCAATTCTAACATATTTCTGATCATTCATCAATGTCACCAGTGCTGAAATAATAAGAGATTACAAGACTGGAGATAGTTTGTGCTATGCTTTTATTGGTGAGTTTCTCTGCAGAAGCACTTCTGGTTACTTAACTAGATAATGATTCTTTCTGTGTGGGGCGGGGCTACAAACTATATGTTTTCATTTATGTTTGTGTCTTGTGAATCCCTGTGATACATCCTCTAACATTCTTTTGCTAGGATTCTTAAGGATAAGTTTGCCCTTTTATACATATTCACCGCGTGGTTTGTTGTTTCGCTAGAGTTTGAGGACAAAGAAGCCTGTGAACAAGCATATTTTAAGGTAATATACAAATTcatctgactttttttttaaaaaaaaatgtgcttATTGAATGATCCCTATTAATTAAAATGTCTGAAATACTCATCTGTATGAGTTCTAACTTTTGCTCTTATCTTGGTGTTGTACTTCCACATTCCATGCATTCTTATTTCTTGGTGCACATTATAATCATAAGAACTATCCTGGCCCATATTGATTTTCCAATTGTTAGCTTAAAAATCTTCTTTACTGCCCTACACCATATACAGACTGCATACAACTCacaaaatactttaaaaaatcTATATGGTTTTGAAGCATTTCAAACCTAATCATGGCACCCAGTGCTCTTTGAACTGAATTGACGGGATTGTTTGACATGTCTTCTTCTCTCCCACTTTTGAATTCCCACTAATGTCAAGGAAGACACTTGTGCAAACTTTCCTTGCCACTTAATGATTCAATTTTTCTATTTTGTATAGTTGTAAAGTTTTATATAAATACTGTAATTTATCTTTTCTTGATCTCCTTTCTAATTGTATTAGTGATTTGAATTTGGTGGGAGAGCCCTGGTTTCTATAACTGACAATTTGCTACATTGATAGATGGATAATGCTCTAATTGATGATCGAAGGATTCATGTTGATTTCAGTCAAAGTGTTGCAAAATATTGGTTCCAGTATAGAAACCGCAAGGATCAAATGGGTAAAGGTCAGATTGTGTTTTTTTTGCAATATTGTCTCTCGCAATGACATTCTTATCTCTATTGAAATGGTTTGCATCTAAAGCCAAGTAGTCTTATTAATCTTTTAGTAATGGGATTGAAGGTCATCAAGTTCAGTCTCTCACATTACTTATATTAGGCTAGGCTTGGCTCAGCCGCTCAGGTGTGGGCTACACTCTACAGGACAGGTAGAGACTAGAGATTGACCAAGCTGTATAAGAAACCTGAGCTTGGCTTAGTAGTATTGAATGAGAAATTAGCGGTTTTTGTCAATTTCATTTATACTTCTCTGGGCTGTATACTTATAAGTTTGACTCCCAGTGGGAGTAGCCTATTAGCCTTCCtggtttgagtcggtcaacTATGGCAcaacttagggtgcgtttggaaagcaggaaaataacttctggaaaatgagttattttccggaaaatgagttcattttccgtgttggatgtactctggaaaactgtctttgggtgtttggttcattttccggaaaatgagaagaaatatataattatatatttttattattttatttaaaatataaaaatatataaactaataatatttattttaaataaataaattaattaattaaaaatatttataaaaaaaaaagggacggcGGCTGCccggtttccggcggaaaccagtccgccgaCTGAGGAGGGACGGCTCGCTATGGAGCCTTGTTCCCATTTCCGGAAAACGACTTCCGGACTTTTTGtccggaagttgttttccggaattttgcattgattttccgtggtcaacggaaaatgttttccgttgaccacgttTTCCTGCTGTTGCCAAACACacgaagcccggaaaatgatttccggaaatcattttccgggcttccaaacacacccttatgctagtttacctccttgtggtcctttgttgaCTAGGGTTAcgggtttacccagtgcacacccaAAAAAGGAACTTAGATGGTTAGAAACTAAAGCATCTTTCATATCATAAGACTTCAATCAGGCCGATGTGATAATGAGATAATACTGAAGTTATGAAGTCCTTTCCCATAGCCAACCTACAAAAAATAATCAAGAGAGAAGCACAATCTAGATTAAAGCTAAACCTGCAACAAGTGAAGGAAAACACATGATAAACATTCCTTTGCACTGAGGAGGCAACTAATACAGAACATGGTTTGAAGAAGTATCAGAAGCTGTTAAGTGAAgataaaacaaagaaattttaCCACTAAGgatttactttttagtttttacccTTTTGAGTTTCCATTCTTTCAAGGTTACAAATATTTGTTTTCCAATTCAGGAGGAGGTTGCTTTAAGTGTGGCTCCCTTGATCACATTGCTAAAGACTGCACAGCGAACTCTACCCAGCAACATCATCCAAAATACATACTTAAAGAAGATAACAGGCAGCACGGTGGAGATGATAACTCAAGGTTAGTAAGACAAATGTGTTACCTACAAAGTATGCGCCCGTCTCCTCTACTACCTTTCTAACACAGTACATTTATTATAAATCTCTTCAAGGTTTGAAATGGTATTTGATGAAGATGCTGGTGGTAGTCCAAGAGGAAATAAAAGGCAACAGGATTATGGAGCTGAAAAAGATGATGGCAAACAGAATGTTAAACGTAGGGGTTCAGATGAACACTTCGACCGAGATAACGAAAAGAGAGAGCTGCATGATCGATATGGACATGGGCACAGAAGTAAGGAAAATAGAGAAGACAGGTATCGAGGAAGTAGGGGAAGCCCATCACGTAGTGAAAGGGAGAGAGATCACCGGGGAAGCCCATTTGATGATGAAAAGGAGAGATCCCATAGAGATCACAAGTATACAGGACGTAGAGCAAGCCCGTCACGTGGTGAAAGGGATAGAGATCACAGGGCAAGAAATGATTCTGATAATAGAAGGAAAGCAGATCATAGCCACAGGGACAGGAGAGATGACATAGTGAATGACAAAAGTAGAGCAAGCCCATCACGTGGTGAAAGGGATAGAGATCACAGGGCAAGAAATGATTCTGATCATAGAAGGAAAGCAGATAGTAGCCACAGGGATAGGAGAGATGAGGGGGTGAATGACAGAAGGAGGGACAATGGTGTTGCACACAAAGATAAGAGGGATGAGAGAGAACATGAAAAGAGGGAtaggagaaaggaggaagggtACAATAGAAGACATGCAGATGATGTTAGGCATGATAAGCGGGATGAACAAGAGACTGTAAAGAAGGCTAGGAAAGATGAGATACAGTATGATGGGAGGCATGCAGATGGTACTAGGCATAGGGACAAGGGGGATAAGAAAGAGTATGATGAGAAAGGACGAGATGATTTTGGGCGCAAAGGAAGAGAACAAGAGCGAGATCATGGAAAGAGAAGTGCAAAAATTGATGATGCTTGTGATGGAGGTAGAAGGCGTTGAGTTGACGAGGAAATTACACAATAACACGTCATGCTAGATTGCTAAATGAGAACGGGATCTTCATTTTGAGGTCTTGGTCCAATTCTTCTATCCATCATAAGCAATCATTAATTGCAGGAGCCTGGAAATTTATCATGCAAAGAGAGGACGTGTATTCAACTGAAATGGCATCATGCTTGAGAGCAGAAGAAAACCTGAATTTTTGTTGCTTTTCTTTTGTGGGAAGAAAACTCAATATGAACTACTCCGTATTAAGTAGTGTAAAATCAGTTATTTTGCGACTTTTTTAGTACTACAATATCTCAGTATAATTTGGGTATATTGTGGAATGCGGGCTGTGAATTTGATGCACATGCAAAACCTTTCTGCCGATTATCTTTAATTTCTGGCTAATCTGCccttattttatctttttggaTTTAAGAAGTTATTCTGCAACACAAGATTCAGATTTGTTGGATGCTTAGTTCTAGAGGATTTTATTACTTGGCAACTTTTTCAAATGAAATTcgggattttaaaaaaattagaatcgAAAA
This portion of the Ipomoea triloba cultivar NCNSP0323 chromosome 5, ASM357664v1 genome encodes:
- the LOC116019816 gene encoding peptidyl-prolyl cis-trans isomerase CYP59 — protein: MSVMIVTSLGDLVVDLFTDRCPLTCKNFLKLCKIKYYNGCLFHTVQKDFTAQTGDPTGTGSGGDSVYKVLYGDQARFFGDEIHLDLKHSKKGTVAMASAGENLNASQFYVTLRDDLDYLDGKHTVFGEVAEGIDTLDRINEAFIDEKGRPFKNIRVKHTYILDDPFDDPPQLVELIPDASPEGKPKDEVDDDVRLEDDWVPMDETLGTQELEEVLRAKEAHSRAVVLESIGDIPDAEIKPPDNVLFVCKLNPVTEDEDLYTIFSRFGTVTSAEIIRDYKTGDSLCYAFIEFEDKEACEQAYFKMDNALIDDRRIHVDFSQSVAKYWFQYRNRKDQMGKGGGCFKCGSLDHIAKDCTANSTQQHHPKYILKEDNRQHGGDDNSRFEMVFDEDAGGSPRGNKRQQDYGAEKDDGKQNVKRRGSDEHFDRDNEKRELHDRYGHGHRSKENREDRYRGSRGSPSRSERERDHRGSPFDDEKERSHRDHKYTGRRASPSRGERDRDHRARNDSDNRRKADHSHRDRRDDIVNDKSRASPSRGERDRDHRARNDSDHRRKADSSHRDRRDEGVNDRRRDNGVAHKDKRDEREHEKRDRRKEEGYNRRHADDVRHDKRDEQETVKKARKDEIQYDGRHADGTRHRDKGDKKEYDEKGRDDFGRKGREQERDHGKRSAKIDDACDGGRRR